A stretch of the Papaver somniferum cultivar HN1 chromosome 6, ASM357369v1, whole genome shotgun sequence genome encodes the following:
- the LOC113291193 gene encoding uncharacterized protein LOC113291193 produces MCLMSWIKVCKPKKMGGLGVKNLRCTSRALKGKWLWRYTKENKMLWRKVVQQKPKNQEEVLIPVDDGKPQGRGMWKTILKSTNFLNEHLVFQLKNGRGIKFWVDKWTTNGPLKDRYPTVFKACSEKNLPALVDEEDIVSFLDDYTVKKRYELQIEEDTTCNFDKFLWKKEIPYKHRGTDIPNTVCSLCNKEDETTDHIFIRCDLAKEVWEYFVKACNVNWIVPATVMNLFMYWKGIVLKGRSKEVWEKLIYAIL; encoded by the exons ATGTGTTTGATGTCTTGGATTAAAGTGTGCAAGCCAAAGAAGATGGGTGGTTTAGGAGTGAAAAATTTGAGATGTACAAGTAGAGCTTTAAAGGGGAAGTGGTTATGGAGGTATACAAAGGAGAATAAGATGTTATGGAGGAAAGTGGTGCAGCAAAAACCGAAGAATCAAGAAGAGGTATTGATTCCAGTGGATGATGGTAAACCTCAAGGGAGGGGAATGTGGAAGACAATTTTAAAGTCAACTAATTTCCTTAATGAACATCTTGTTTTTCAGCTGAAGAATGGCAGAGGCATTAAGTTCTGGGTGGATAAGTGGACAACTAATGGGCCGTTGAAGGATAGATATCCTACGGTTTTTAAAGCTTGTAGTGAGAAAAATT TGCCTGCATTGgtggatgaagaagatattgttTCTTTCTTGGATGATTACACTGTTAAGAAAAGATATGAGCTACAGATAGAAGAAGATACAACTTGCAATTTTGACAAGTTTTTGTGGAAAAAAGAAATCCCTTATAAG CACAGAGGTACTGATATTCCGAATACAGTCTGTAGCCTATGTAATAAGGAAGATGAGACAACAGATCATATTTTTATTCGATGTGATCTTGCAAAAGAAGTTTGGGAGTATTTTGTGAAGGCTTGTAATGTGAATTGGATAGTTCCAGCTACTGTGATGAACCTGTTTATGTATTGGAAGGGTATTGTTCTTAAAGGCAGAAGCAAAGAAGTTTGGGAGAAGTTGATTTATGCAATTTTATGA